From Gemmatimonadaceae bacterium, a single genomic window includes:
- a CDS encoding sulfite oxidase-like oxidoreductase — MPGLLPVVDAIPHDRNRVPPRQAVTRKWPVLHYGDVPRVDLATWRFEVSGLVEHPYTLTYDELLALPHQDTVCDIHCVTRWSRLDNHFEGIPVQDVLRRAQPKPAATHVLVHAEQGYTTNLPLSDLDRPENLLAFRHDGVELTPEHGWPLRLLVPHLYFWKSAKWVRGFELLDFDMPGFWEQNGYHMRGDPWREERYGGVHVDQVAINRYRNSSKK; from the coding sequence ATGCCCGGTCTCTTGCCCGTCGTCGACGCGATTCCTCACGATCGCAATCGCGTGCCGCCGCGACAGGCTGTCACCAGGAAATGGCCGGTTCTGCACTACGGCGACGTCCCGCGCGTCGACCTCGCGACGTGGCGTTTCGAAGTCTCGGGTCTGGTCGAACACCCGTACACGCTCACCTACGACGAGTTGCTCGCCCTACCCCACCAGGACACCGTGTGCGACATCCATTGCGTCACGCGATGGAGCCGCCTCGACAATCATTTCGAGGGCATACCCGTACAGGATGTGCTGCGACGCGCGCAGCCCAAGCCCGCGGCGACACACGTCCTCGTCCACGCGGAACAGGGCTACACCACGAACCTGCCGCTGTCGGACCTCGACCGACCGGAAAACCTGCTTGCGTTCCGGCACGATGGCGTCGAGCTGACGCCGGAACACGGCTGGCCTCTTCGCTTGCTCGTGCCACACCTGTATTTCTGGAAGAGCGCGAAGTGGGTACGCGGTTTCGAGCTGCTCGACTTCGACATGCCCGGCTTCTGGGAACAGAACGGCTATCACATGCGCGGCGACCCGTGGCGCGAGGAACGCTACGGCGGCGTGCATGTGGACCAGGTTGCAATCAATCGGTACAGGAACAGCTCCAAGAAATAA
- a CDS encoding pyruvate dehydrogenase complex E1 component subunit beta, with protein sequence MPVITYRDALNQALREEMQRDDRVFIMGEEVGVYQGAYKVSKGMLQEFGEMRVVDTPITELGFAGVGVGAAMVGLRPIIEFMTWNFALLALDQVVNSAAKMLYMSGGQYSIPIVFRGPNGAALQLSAQHSQAWESWLAHIPGLKVVAPGTPYDAKGLLKSAVRDDNPVIVLEGEMLYNTKGEVPAEEYVIPIGKAALKREGDHCSIITHGKMILVALQAADQLTKEGIRVDVLDLLSLRPMDVEAIAATVKKTNRAVVLEEGWELAGIGAQVVDYIQRECFDDLDAPVVRVHQADVPMPYAKNLERAAKPDLPKTIAAVKRVMYLEQ encoded by the coding sequence ATGCCGGTGATCACGTATCGGGACGCGCTCAACCAGGCGCTCCGCGAAGAGATGCAGCGCGACGACCGCGTCTTCATCATGGGTGAAGAGGTGGGCGTGTACCAGGGCGCGTACAAGGTGTCCAAGGGCATGCTGCAGGAATTCGGTGAAATGCGCGTGGTGGACACGCCGATCACCGAGCTGGGATTCGCGGGTGTGGGCGTCGGCGCCGCCATGGTGGGCCTGCGGCCGATCATCGAGTTCATGACCTGGAACTTCGCGCTGCTCGCTCTGGATCAGGTGGTGAACTCCGCCGCCAAGATGCTGTACATGTCGGGCGGGCAATACAGCATCCCGATCGTGTTCCGCGGGCCTAACGGAGCGGCGCTGCAGTTGTCGGCGCAGCACTCGCAGGCGTGGGAATCGTGGCTCGCGCACATCCCGGGTCTCAAAGTCGTCGCGCCGGGCACGCCCTACGACGCCAAGGGCCTGCTCAAGAGCGCCGTGCGCGACGACAATCCGGTGATCGTGCTCGAGGGCGAGATGCTCTACAACACCAAGGGCGAGGTGCCGGCGGAGGAATACGTCATTCCGATCGGGAAGGCCGCGCTCAAGCGCGAGGGCGATCACTGCTCGATCATCACGCACGGGAAAATGATTCTCGTCGCGCTGCAGGCCGCCGATCAGCTGACCAAGGAAGGCATTCGCGTCGACGTGCTCGATCTGCTGAGCCTTCGGCCGATGGATGTCGAAGCGATTGCGGCCACGGTCAAGAAAACCAATCGCGCCGTGGTGCTCGAAGAAGGCTGGGAGCTCGCCGGAATCGGCGCGCAGGTCGTCGATTACATTCAGCGCGAATGCTTCGACGATCTGGATGCGCCGGTGGTTCGCGTGCACCAGGCGGATGTGCCGATGCCGTATGCGAAGAACCTGGAGCGCGCGGCCAAGCCCGATTTGCCCAAGACAATCGCGGCCGTGAAACGGGTGATGTACCTCGAGCAGTAG
- the lpdA gene encoding dihydrolipoyl dehydrogenase: MASYDVIFIGGGPAGYVGAIRCAQLGMSTAVVEREGLGGTCVLWGCIPAKALLESAALAMHVQHGESFGVSAGSVKLDYGVAMKRSRAVSQQNSKGVEFLFKKHKITWIKGTGRIAGKKSVAVKNADGKEESHEAKKAIVISTGSRVRGLPQAGLELNKTTVLSSDEVLVLERAPKTLAVIGAGAVGCEFADVFSAFGTQVTLIEVLPTLLPLEDGEVSAELVRSFKKRKIDVVTGAKIGSAKVAKDSVALTIDVKGESKSLTVEKVLVAAGRAPNVENIGLKEAGVQLTERGFIKIDGKMATSAEGIYAIGDVAGPPMLAHKGSREGIVFAETLAGLPHVQPVPYGNVPNATYCHPEVASVGSTEQQLKDKNIAYKVGKFPFSANGRARTAGETEGFVKILADPKYGEILGAHIIGAHATELIHELVVARENELTIEEVDLAIHAHPTLSEAIAEATLDAMGRVIHA; this comes from the coding sequence ATGGCTTCGTACGACGTGATTTTCATCGGCGGCGGTCCCGCCGGATATGTGGGCGCAATCCGATGCGCCCAACTCGGCATGTCCACCGCGGTCGTCGAACGCGAGGGCTTGGGCGGCACGTGCGTGCTCTGGGGATGCATTCCCGCGAAAGCACTGCTCGAGAGCGCGGCGCTCGCCATGCACGTGCAACACGGCGAGTCGTTTGGCGTGAGTGCAGGCAGCGTGAAGCTCGACTACGGCGTCGCCATGAAACGGTCGCGCGCGGTGAGCCAGCAAAACTCCAAGGGCGTCGAGTTCCTGTTCAAGAAGCACAAGATCACCTGGATCAAAGGCACGGGGCGCATTGCGGGCAAGAAGAGCGTCGCCGTGAAAAACGCGGACGGGAAAGAAGAGTCGCACGAAGCGAAGAAGGCCATCGTGATTTCCACTGGCTCGCGCGTGCGCGGCCTGCCGCAGGCCGGGCTCGAGCTCAACAAGACCACGGTGCTCTCATCCGATGAAGTGCTCGTGCTCGAGCGCGCGCCGAAAACCCTCGCGGTCATCGGGGCCGGCGCGGTGGGCTGCGAGTTTGCCGACGTGTTCTCGGCGTTCGGCACGCAGGTGACGCTGATCGAAGTGCTGCCGACGCTCCTGCCGCTTGAAGACGGCGAGGTGTCAGCCGAGCTGGTTCGCAGTTTCAAGAAGCGCAAGATCGACGTCGTCACGGGCGCGAAGATCGGCTCGGCCAAAGTGGCCAAGGATTCGGTGGCGCTCACCATCGACGTCAAGGGCGAGAGCAAGTCGTTGACGGTGGAGAAAGTGCTGGTGGCCGCCGGTCGCGCGCCTAACGTTGAAAACATTGGCCTCAAGGAGGCCGGCGTGCAGCTCACCGAGCGCGGCTTCATCAAGATCGACGGCAAGATGGCGACGAGCGCCGAGGGCATCTATGCCATCGGCGACGTCGCGGGTCCGCCGATGCTCGCGCACAAGGGATCGCGCGAAGGCATCGTGTTCGCCGAGACGCTGGCCGGACTGCCGCACGTGCAGCCGGTGCCGTACGGCAACGTGCCTAACGCAACCTATTGCCACCCCGAGGTCGCATCGGTGGGCTCCACCGAGCAGCAGCTCAAGGACAAGAACATCGCCTACAAGGTGGGCAAATTCCCCTTCTCGGCGAACGGCCGCGCGCGCACGGCGGGCGAGACGGAGGGCTTCGTGAAGATTCTCGCCGACCCCAAGTACGGCGAGATTCTCGGCGCGCACATCATCGGCGCGCACGCCACGGAGCTGATCCACGAGCTGGTGGTCGCGCGTGAAAACGAGCTGACGATCGAGGAAGTGGATCTGGCCATCCACGCGCACCCGACGCTCTCCGAGGCGATCGCCGAAGCGACGCTGGATGCCATGGGCCGCGTGATCCACGCCTGA
- the lipB gene encoding lipoyl(octanoyl) transferase LipB, whose protein sequence is MPRLDVVHLGLRSYGEILELQRAVARARIAGDVDQDVLLLVEHPPVVTLGRTARAANLVATPELLAARGVERFDVERGGDVTFHGPGQLVGYPIIDLATHKKDLHWYLRQLEAALIATLAPWHIPAERNIGLTGVWTAGRKIASIGVHAREWVTWHGFALNVAVDLSYFDLMVPCGISGVVMTSMERETGARIPLGDVAAAAAAALGDVFSLEVYERSEQELTGGQSAAIKADKARP, encoded by the coding sequence ATGCCGCGACTCGACGTCGTCCATCTCGGGCTTCGCTCGTACGGCGAGATCCTGGAGCTGCAGCGCGCCGTGGCGCGCGCGCGCATCGCGGGCGACGTCGATCAGGATGTCCTGCTGCTCGTCGAACACCCGCCCGTCGTCACGTTAGGCCGAACCGCCAGAGCGGCCAATCTCGTGGCCACGCCCGAGCTCCTCGCCGCGCGCGGCGTGGAGCGGTTCGACGTCGAGCGCGGCGGCGACGTCACGTTCCACGGACCCGGCCAGCTCGTCGGCTATCCGATCATCGATCTTGCGACGCACAAGAAGGATCTCCACTGGTATCTGCGGCAGCTCGAGGCCGCGCTCATCGCCACCCTCGCGCCGTGGCACATTCCCGCCGAGCGCAACATCGGCCTGACTGGAGTGTGGACGGCCGGCCGCAAGATCGCGTCGATCGGCGTGCACGCCCGCGAGTGGGTCACCTGGCACGGCTTCGCGCTCAACGTGGCGGTCGACCTGTCGTACTTCGATCTCATGGTGCCGTGCGGCATCAGCGGCGTCGTCATGACCTCCATGGAGCGCGAAACCGGCGCCCGCATTCCGTTAGGCGATGTCGCCGCCGCCGCCGCCGCCGCCCTCGGCGACGTGTTCAGCCTCGAGGTCTACGAGCGGTCGGAACAGGAGCTAACAGGCGGACAAAGCGCGGCCATAAAGGCGGACAAAGCGCGGCCATAA
- a CDS encoding dihydrolipoamide acetyltransferase family protein — protein sequence MATKVVMEALSPTMEEGRLVKWVKNEGDTVAKGEVLAEIETDKAVMELVARGEGVLRKRLLAEGETAPVGQLVGVIATADEDIGSIVASAPAAAPASSGAAAPSAAESQAPAARQEAPAAPAVARPAAPSPTPTALGTPGPDVSAPRPPEAPPIAPPAVPEENGGRPRSSPLARRLASDRGLDLGQVRGSGPGGRIIKRDIEAAMAAGPAAAPSSTPRRAAAGDYEDVPLTQIRKTIARRLTESIGPIPTFYLTMEADLTRTAELREAMLDGGDEFKVSFNDIIVKAIATALARHPEVNAHWLGDRVRQFNRVHLGMAVAIPDGLITPVLFDADRKGLGELSHEARELAAKARDRKLTPEQYTGSTFSVSNLGMFGIDQFTAIINPPEAGIIAVGAVEDKVVSLAGQIVVRKRARFTMSCDHRVIDGATGARFLQDVRRMLENSLMLVY from the coding sequence ATGGCAACAAAGGTAGTGATGGAAGCGCTCTCGCCCACGATGGAAGAAGGGCGCTTGGTGAAATGGGTGAAGAACGAGGGCGACACCGTCGCCAAGGGCGAGGTGTTGGCCGAAATCGAGACCGACAAAGCGGTGATGGAGCTGGTCGCGCGCGGCGAGGGCGTGCTGCGCAAGCGCCTGCTCGCCGAAGGTGAGACTGCTCCCGTTGGGCAGTTGGTGGGCGTGATTGCGACCGCCGACGAAGACATCGGATCGATCGTGGCCAGTGCGCCGGCCGCTGCTCCTGCATCGAGCGGCGCGGCCGCGCCATCGGCGGCCGAGTCACAAGCACCGGCCGCGAGGCAGGAAGCGCCGGCCGCCCCCGCGGTCGCCCGTCCGGCCGCGCCGTCCCCGACGCCGACAGCGTTAGGCACGCCCGGTCCCGACGTATCGGCGCCGCGCCCGCCGGAGGCGCCCCCGATCGCGCCGCCGGCCGTGCCGGAGGAGAACGGCGGCCGCCCGCGATCGTCGCCGCTCGCCCGCCGTCTCGCGTCCGACCGCGGCCTGGATCTGGGCCAGGTGCGGGGCAGCGGCCCCGGCGGACGCATCATCAAGCGCGACATCGAAGCGGCGATGGCCGCCGGTCCGGCGGCGGCGCCGTCGTCGACCCCACGTCGCGCGGCGGCAGGTGACTACGAGGATGTGCCGCTGACCCAGATCCGCAAGACCATCGCCCGCCGCCTAACGGAATCGATCGGGCCGATCCCGACGTTCTATCTCACGATGGAAGCCGATCTCACGCGCACGGCCGAGCTCCGCGAAGCGATGCTCGACGGCGGCGACGAGTTCAAGGTCTCGTTCAACGACATCATCGTCAAGGCGATCGCCACCGCGCTGGCGCGGCATCCCGAGGTGAACGCCCACTGGTTAGGCGACCGGGTCCGCCAGTTCAACCGCGTCCACCTCGGCATGGCCGTCGCGATCCCGGACGGACTCATCACCCCGGTGCTGTTCGACGCCGACCGGAAAGGACTCGGCGAACTCTCGCACGAAGCGCGCGAGCTCGCCGCGAAAGCACGCGACCGCAAGCTCACACCCGAGCAGTACACCGGCTCGACCTTCTCGGTCTCCAACCTCGGCATGTTCGGCATCGACCAATTCACGGCGATCATCAATCCGCCCGAAGCGGGCATCATCGCCGTCGGCGCGGTGGAGGACAAAGTCGTATCGCTCGCGGGGCAGATCGTGGTGCGCAAACGCGCGCGCTTCACGATGAGCTGCGACCATCGCGTTATCGACGGCGCGACCGGCGCGCGCTTCCTGCAGGACGTGCGGCGCATGCTCGAAAATTCATTGATGCTCGTGTACTAG